DNA from Cottoperca gobio chromosome 4, fCotGob3.1, whole genome shotgun sequence:
TTGACCATGAATAAGTACTTCATacaacatccaaactatcccttttaaTGTATAGAATGTATAATTAATCAacttcttctctgctttcctCACAGGGTCTGCTGTCCCCTGAGACTCTGTTGTGGACCAGCCTCGTCTCAGCCCTGCTTGGTTATGGACTGCACCAAGCCTTGACATCTCAAGTTCAGCCAGGCTGTGAGCCTCGGACGCGTCTGGCCGACTTACAGAGTGCCactatttttctttccttcaccTTTGGCTTCTCGCCAGTTCTGAAGACACTAACCGAGTCTGTGAGTACCGACACAGTGTATGCCATGTCTGCTGTGATGCTGCTGGCCCACCTGGTGTCGTTCCCTTACGCCCAGCCCTCACCTCCTGGAAGCCTCTCCCTAAATGCAGCCCTGTTTGCCTCTGTGTGTTTAGCCTCAAGGTTACCTGGGGCTCTACACACCTTCGCCATGCTCAGCTGTGCCCTGCTGGTGTTCGCCCTGTGGCCCTGCCTGCTGCATAGGCTGAGGGAGAAAGCCCCTCGCCAGTTTActggggtgtgtgtgggagtgtgtatCGGAGGAGTGGGTGGTCTGGGGTCCCAGTGGCCagggggagctgtgctcttaGCCCTGGCCTTAGGGAGCGTTACATTACTCTGCCCCTTGCTGCTCGTCAGACTGCAGAGGCACAAGGACAACATCCAGGGACCCTGGGATGAGGCTGAGATTCACGAGGATCTCAGCCACTTCCTTCACAAATGGACAGAGCCAAGAGGAGCACAAGTTGCTGCTGacctgacatttaaaaaaggtgcaagCCAATTAAGAATTTTATATGAATGAATTTACTGTTGGTTTGCAATATTAGGTCAGTGCTGTACATCTAAGAAGACAAATGCTAACTCTTTAATCACTGGTTCACATCTGTTTGGACAGCCGTGACAACTTTTTATACTCTTAAAGAGAATatgaagatgtttttaatgcGATTGTCTTATAAGTGTTGACTCCAGAAGTTGTATGGAAGGTATCGACTAACATGTGACGGTTACTTACATTACTGAACACATTGTAATGCTATGCAACAGTTTGATATCAGTGATTTAGTATTTGTGGGAaatgttccatgtttttatgGTTGTGTTTGCTGTTAGTGTTGCGTATGAATGGACGGATGCATAGCGTGTTAAAATTAAGCATTtgaagtacaaaaagtaaagttTACTCCAGGGATTACCGGATGGAAATTGTACCTGGACTGCAGTGAAAGTGTAATATATTTTAGATGTGAAACAATTATCAAATAGTtcgcaactattttgataatcgattaat
Protein-coding regions in this window:
- the pigc gene encoding phosphatidylinositol N-acetylglucosaminyltransferase subunit C — encoded protein: MGPDSVPGPAVPWRKVLWEQQPFPDNYVDQRFLEELRRNEGIRQYRYWAVVKEAGFVGEQLSCVAIFITLWLYMEQGLLSPETLLWTSLVSALLGYGLHQALTSQVQPGCEPRTRLADLQSATIFLSFTFGFSPVLKTLTESVSTDTVYAMSAVMLLAHLVSFPYAQPSPPGSLSLNAALFASVCLASRLPGALHTFAMLSCALLVFALWPCLLHRLREKAPRQFTGVCVGVCIGGVGGLGSQWPGGAVLLALALGSVTLLCPLLLVRLQRHKDNIQGPWDEAEIHEDLSHFLHKWTEPRGAQVAADLTFKKGASQLRILYE